From the Chryseobacterium fluminis genome, the window GATCCCGGTAGATGTTTTAACCATCAAAGCTGCCGCAGCTTCCGGAACCATGGGCGGAACAAAAAGCGCAGTTGTTTTATCGGCAACAGATCAGACTTTAGTGGCTAATGCTCCTCTTGGAAGTGCCTTGACCCTGAACCTGGATTACACTATTCCAGCGGCGAAATCATCTTCTTCTGATATTTTAGGAAAACCGGCCGGAACGTATACACAAACCGTGACGTATACCGCAACTGCTTTATAAATAAAATTTTTTAGCTTTTTAAAGTTTCTTTGTTACGTTTTTTAGTAGTTTTGAGAATCTTTATTAAAAATTTAAACCATGCGCAAGTTTATTCATCTTTTCATTTTCTTTATCCTTACAGGGTCTTCTTCCCTTCTGGCACAAAGTATCTCTATGTCTCCCACCCGACTGTTTTTTACCGGTAATCCAGGAGAAAAAGTGACACAGACCGTCACACTTCAAAACAGTTCGGATAAGGATTATGTTTTCAATCTCAACTATAAAGATTGGGTTAGAGAAGAAGACGGTAATAAGGTTTATCTTGAGGCAGGGAGCTCAAAAACTTCTAATGCCTCCTGGATGTCTACCTTAGAAAACGCAGTAACAGTTCCTGCAAAAAGCACAAAGGAGATTGTAGTAACCATGCAGATTCCGGCAAACGCCTCAAAGTCTGCCGTTACCAACAGCATGTTGTTTTTCACGCAACTACCCCAGCAGGCAGATCAGGCACGCATTCAGAATGGTATTGGTATCATCACCTTATTTGAGGTGGGACTTCACATCTTTTATACACCGCCGGGCAACCATATAAAAAGTTTGGATATTACCAATATAGCAGAGGCGAGTAAAGATAATGCAGGAAACAGAAAAGTCGCAGTAAGCATCCATAACGATGGAAATACCATCAATGATGCCACCGTTGAGTTTGAACTGACCAATACAGACAGTGGTAAGGAAATAAAATTACCTGCCATTTCGATCTCTATGCTTCCCAATACCGACCAGGTCGTTCAATTTTCTTTACCAGAGAACATTTCAGGGAACTACCTTGGCGTGGTAATTATCAAAATGGCAGGATCCAATGATTTACGCGTAGGCGAAAAAAACTTTAAACTTTAAACTTAAGTCTTGAAACCACAAAATAGAATATCGATATCAATCCTAAGAAGAACAATCTTATTTTTTGTACTTGTTCTTCTGCATTTTTCCTTGGCTTATGCGCAGGAGAAGAAGGATATACAAATCTATTTTGAAAATGACCGTGTAGCTGTAGAGAAGGGTTACACTTTTACTAATTTCCTTGTCATTGAGAATAAAAGTTCTGAAGAAATTACCATTCAGAATATTTTGCCTCAGGAACAATATCCGGGTTTGCTTTTCTATCCCAAAAATGACTTTACCTTAGGTGCCGGTCAGTCTAAAAATCTCCCGGTGAAACTGATCGCCAATGTGGATTTCATGAAACTGAAATCCAATGAGATCAAATTTCAGGTTTCGTACACCAGTTCAACGGTCACCAGAACTGAAAGCGCCTCTTTCTCCGTGGACAAAGACGAGAACAAAAACATCGCAATTTATACGGCCTCATACGAAAATTTCATTAATCCTGCTGCGCCCGACTCTTCAATCCTGCTGGTTGTAGAAAACCAAGGCTACAGTAAACGATCCGTTAAAATTGATCTGCAATCTATTCCTGATGGTTTGGAAATGATGCCGAAACAACAGACGGTATCTCTGGAGGGTTTAGAAAAACAAACCGTCGAGATCAAAATTGCGGTCAGAAGACAGAATACGCTTTTTCCGGAATTTAATATTAATGCAATCGCCACAGACCTGCTTACTAATGAAATCGTGGGAAGCAACACGCTCCACATAGTCATTTTATCAAGCAACAGACAAATTGCCCGCGGAAATGAAGCGATGAGCGGGAGTAATTTTGCAGAAATGAGCTATAACGCAAACAGTTCAGGTTTCAATTTTCTTCAATTGCGAGGAAACACAGCATTCAGAGTGACCGAAAATCTGAAATCGCGCTTCAATATCGGTACGGACTACTACCTTGAAGACGGCCGTTATAACATTTATGACACCTGGCTGGAACTGGAAAGAAAAAATACGGTATTCCGGGTGGGAAATGTTAATAGCAGTGATTACGACTACCCGGTTTTCGGGAGAGGTGGGAAAGTTTCTACCAAATTTGGTAACAATAATCAGATTGAAATTCTTGCGCTGGAAAATAATTACAATCTGTACGGTACTTATTTCCAACAAACAAAAGGATCTACCATGGCAGGTGCTAAATATGCTTTTGGGAATGCCAAATCTTTCAATGGGAAGGTATCTTATCTATTCGACCATGATCCGCGTTTTAACGTAGATACTCAGGTGGCGAACGGAGTATCATCATTTTTAGTTAATGATAAACACATCATCCGCACGGAGGTAGGCCTGAGCCACGAAAAAGGCCTTTCGAACAGAGATGAAAATGCAGGCGCTTTAATAGGGGCTAACTACGAAGGGAAAGTGGGAAAATGGGATATCCAATCTATTAATTCTTTTGCCACCAAAAGTTATGCAGGGATCAAACGGGGATCTTTTCTGTCAAATCAGCGGATTGGCCGCCAGTTTTCTGATTCTCAGCGGGCTTTTATACAATATCAGAATTCGCAGGTAGACCCTGAGTTTCTGAGTTACCAGAACGCGCCTATTCAACCTGGGAATACCGCTAATCTGCGTTATTATTTCAACAGTACAGAAACTTTGGGGTTAGGTTACCAGTTTTCTTTAAAGAAATGGAATTTTCTACTTTCGCCAAAGGTTGAAAGACAAAAAACAGCCAGTTTTTATACATCTCAAGAACTCTTTTCTTACCGGCTGGAGACCAACATAAGCACTACATTGGGTGCTCACGTACTGAACTGGACGGCGGAATATTCTTATTCAAAACAGAACGACAGGGCCGATTGGTTCAACAGTCTGAAAACAACCTTGTCCTATAGGTATAAATCCTTCTCCCTGAACGGAACAGCCCAATGGAACGCAAACAATGTATTCGACTTAAATTCTTATTATGATGTAGACCGTAATTTTGCTAACTACAATGTATATGCCTCGTATAATTTCCAGATGCTTAATAACAATCTGACCGGATCTTTTTCAGCCGGAACATCCTATTCGGAACTTTACAAAAACTTAAACAGCAATGTGATTGGTAATCTGGAATATAAGATCTCACCTTCCTGGTCCACCACAGGTTATTTTAATTTTTCCGGTTATAAATCTACAGCTGTTTATGCGAGCAGTGGCAATTATTACCAGTTCAGAGTGGGGATCAGAAAATATTTTACCACTGCTACGGCCCTTGGAAATCATAAAGTGACATTCCAGTTATTTGAAGATAAAAATTTCAACGGACTTCCTGAAGCCGGTGAACCGGTACTTGCCAATGAAATAGTAAAACTGGACAATTTTGTTGCACAGACGGATAAAAACGGAAAAGTAGTTTTTCAGAATGTACCGGAAGGCATCTACACCCTGAAGGTGAACGAAAGTGCGGGTGCACGATTGATGATGGATCCCGTAATTATGGTAGATACCAATATCAACCGCAAAGTAGGCTTGGTAAAAAACATCAAAGTAAGCGGGAAATTAACAGAGATCAAACAGGCCTATGATGTTTTGGAAACGGATGTAACCGGAATAGTAGTGTATGCAAAAAGTGAAGATGGCACGATCTATACCGCCGTGGTTAACCAGAAAAATGAGTTTGAGTTTTTCCTGAAAGACGGAATATACGACGTCTATATTGAAAATGACAAATACAGCTATACACAACCCACCCAGACCATTCAGGTGACAAAAGAAGGTTATTCAAAACCCGTGGTTTTTGAATATAAGAAGAAAGACACTACCATTAAGGTTAAAAAGTTTTAAATTTAGAAGTATGAAAACGATCAGGGCTTTTTTAATAGGAATTTTTACCGTGTTCTGCGGGACAACAGTCATGAAAGCTCAGGATGTGTACCTGTCGATTCCTGAAAATAATATTTTTAACAGGACTGAATTTACCTCAGTACCTACCAGAGTTATGGCGAACGCCAACAGGACAAACTGGGATTATGCCTTTTTTGGATTAGCGCCTGTAGCTCCTACATTTACCTCAATGTCCGGACCTACTTTTACACACTCTTCTTCCTCATCTACTTTACCCGGCTCTACTCTTCTGTGGCAATTGGAAAGTATGGGCGGGCAGCTGCCATCTACCGGATTTTCGGGTTCTTTACCCGGTTTTCAGTCATTCAGTACGAGCGCTGTAAAATGGTTTGAACCGCCCGGGTCCGTTCTTTTCGGAGGGGGATTCAACAGGGGAAATATCAATTTTACGTTTAAAATACCGTCTGCCCAGTTTTCCGCCAATGCCTACCGGGCCGGGAATTACTCCATGGATATCATTCAAAATTATAATGATTTCACGCCACGTAACTTTAAAACCATTTTAGTCATTCCGTCATCCATCAGATGGCTCACCACGTCTTTAACAAAATACATAGAAATATCTTCCCTGAATGAGTACCGGATTACAGGCACGAGGGTGTTGAATCTGGATAATGCGGAAATCGCACATACGGTAGATTTTAATTTATGGGCGAAAGCTGCTTCCACAAATATTCAGTTTACTTCTTCTAAAGGTGTTCCGGGAATCCGAAATATAGCAACCGTTAAATTGGGCAGCAATGGATCTGCACTCACAACGAAGCCCCTATCTAATGATTTTCAGAATTTTTCCGCTTCTACTTTCAATGTTGTGGGTGGAAACAGAAGCAGTTTTACTCCAGAGCTTTATGTGTCTGCGGAAGATTTGAAAAACTCTTTTTTTGAAGCCGGAACTTATACTTTTGAACTGAACCTTAATGCCAGAAGTACAGATAATTCTATTAACAGTTTGCAAAATACAGCGGTCCAGGTAAAGGTGCTTCCCCGGTCGGAGATCACGATCCCGAGCTCCGGGCGGAATGTAAACTTCAATTTCAACACAGCCGCCCAGTATGCTGAAGGTCAGTCACAAGTGATTCCAAACCAAATTATATTGTCCAATAATGAGAGTTTTGAACTCTATGTAAAATCCGATGAAAATTATTTCAAGAAAGGTGGCCTGCAGACCGATATTAATTCCAATATATTACAAATCGGTATGGATGGAAGTTCTGTAAATGCTCCCTTGTCCAAAACTCCCCAAAAAATACTCTTTAACGGCACACCGGTTTTAGACCGGCAACTGAACGTGATATACACCATACCCGCTACGGGTGCCCAAAGTCTGGTAGGGAAAGAAAATACCACATACTCTATTAATGTTTATTATAGCTTTACGGCAATTTAACAATACTTTCTAAACTTTTCTAAAAAATTCCTTCTGACAGAAAGATCATTTTAACATTAATAATCAATAGCCGGATCAGCACCATTAATACGTTAAAAAGTATCCGGCAAAATAAACCGGTATTTTTCATTGCTTAATATTTGTGATGATCAGGATGACCGATACAGGTTTTCTATTATGAATATTGCTAAGGAAAAGTTGATCTTGCTGCTTCCAGTAATGCGTTTCTGAATCAGATTTATCTTCAGACTTCTCACTTTCTTTTAGACGCAGACGATTATGAAAGCAATCAGAAAGTCTTAAAAGAATCACAGATCCAAAAAATATCGAAGCAGCGGAATGCCACGGCAGCTTGAAAGCACTGCACCAGTCCGACTTCAATGTGATCATTGTGGATGATTACGATAGGCTTGAAAACATTAAAAAATAAACAATATAATTCCGGCACTTCCGATGTAGTGCCGGATATTGCTTTTGTACAGCCCGCCGTGACACAATGACAGGATGTGTGTGACAAATTAAAATAGAAAATCGGCTTCTGAAGCGGATCCGCATGAAACCGATGTACCAGGTTTTACCCACCTTAAAAAATTCTGAGAAGAAAACTGCAGTAAATAAGAAATTTCATCTGTGAAGTCAGCACACACGAAATAAAAAATTTTGATTGCTGAAGATAATTATGTTAATTTGCTTCTTACTAAAATCTTATTTAAAGGATATTTTTCTACGCACTTTAATTATCAGTGTAAAAGATGAGACCAAAGCAGTTGAGAGATATCCGGATGCTCCGGCTCGATGGCATTGAAGCAACAAAAAAATAAGAGCGATGTAAAAAAGTATTGGAATTCCTTACGTTGGCTGCCTGCAGACTTCCTGCTAAAAAGGAAATGCCTGCAAGCCGGAATACAGGACTTTTAGCCGAACCCTGCCAGATCAGATAGGATCCGGAAATGGTTTGGCAAAAAATAGGAAAGTAAAGCACAAAATCAGCTTTAAAAATATTGAAGTAGAAATTTTTTCACATTTATACTTACATTATGGACGACCTTATCAAGGAACTGCAGATAAAAATCGAAAAACTGGAAAACGAAATCAGTTTCAAGAACGGACTGATCTCGATCTTATCTCATGACCCCAAAGAACTGTTTGGAAATTTTCTGTGGCTTACAGAAGCGCTGGAACAGAAGACCATCAATGAGGAAGATTTTTTTAAGCTGCTGCCGCACGTAAAAAGTGATGCCCGGAAGAATCTGCAAACCGTTCAGGACAGCATTGCCTGGTTAAAAACACAATACGGAGACTTTAAGATTAAGCCGGTAACAATCATGGTGACGGATCTTTTTCACCATTTAGAAGAAAAATACGCTGCCAAATTAAAAGAAAAAAACATTACATTTCATTTTAAAGGAGATCACCACGCATTTCTTACGACCGATCGATTGTTGCTCGAATATGTTTTGGAAAAAATTTTGGACAATGCAATAAAATACTCTTTTCCGGAAAAACACATTCATTTACAAGCAGTTACAGAACCAGGTCAGGTCATACTTTCTGTAATTGATTTCGGAACGGGAATAGATGAAAAGTATTTATCTGCGATCTATACTTATGATAATCCGATATTCCAGGGAACTGCCGGAGAAAAAGGAGTGGGATTAAGTTTGAAAATTGTAAAAAATTTTATATCCTTGATGCACGGAAACATCGACATCATTTCGTCTGAAAATAACGGAACCACTGTTTCCCTTTTTCTACCTAACTTTAAATAAATGAAGGATTTAAAAGTAAATGTTCGTATTGTTGTAGCAGATGATCATGGGATTGTCCGGATGGGTTTGATACAAACGATCAAACGATTCAGGCCCGATGCCATAATTTCAGAAGTAGAGGATTATAAATCGCTGTACAAAGTAATTCAGAATGAAGAACTGGATCTCGCTATTATGGACGTTAATATGCCTAATGGTACTGTTCAGGAAGCAATAAATTACATAAAAATTCACCAGCCTGAATTAAAAATTCTGATCTTTTCTTCACAGGACGAAGAGCTGTATGGGATGCGTTACCTGAAGATGGGCGCCGGAGGCTACCTGAGCAAGCAAAGCTCCAGTGAAGTAATCGAGGCTGCTTTAACAGCGATGCTTACTAAAGGCCGATATGTCAGTGAGAATGTAAAAGAGGCAATGTTTTTAGAATCATTAACCGGAGCAACGAAAAATTCTCCTTTTGAGGCTCTGTCAGACCGCGAACTGGAAATTGCCAATAAGCTCGCGGAAGGCCTTCCCCTTAAAGAAATTTCCAATCAGCTTAACCTCCATTCATCCACGATCAGCACTTACAAAAACAGGCTGTTTGAGAAGCTGAAAATACGATCCATACCCGAATTGGTAGAGATTCTAAGAATGTATAATCAGTAAATATCCTATCATTTCTGCCTTATTATCCCGCGGAATCAGAGGAATTTTTTACAACATGATAAAACTGACCGGCACCTGTATGAGAAAAGATATAGCCAAAAAATGAAATTACCAGACTCCATATAATGGATTGGTAGGATGATATTATAACATCAGTCGAGTCAATTGGGAACGATATTTATCTATTAATTGTATTCAATAAAAAATTATAACCGGTGAAAAACAAATTGAGCATGTAATAGAGAAAAGGGTTTTAGTGAAAATGACTGGAAAATTATAAATTTAATTTTTAAAACGAATATATAAATGGGAGAGTGTCTCTTTTTTTTCACAGCACTTCCAAACACTGGTCAATAGGCGTTTCTATTTATTTAATTTTTCCAATTCCGGCAGTTCACTTTTGTACTTTTCAACATCCCAAACTAAATTCCAGTTTTTAATATAATCAGAGATTGGACCTAAACCTACTTCTGCCCTCCTTTTATCTACATTGTCAGGATCGATTAATGGTAAAATATATTGAGTCTGGGTATTTGGATTGGTTCCTATCTGGCTTCCGTAAATTTGCTTTCTACCTTCTCTGATTTCTATTCTGTCAATTAACAATGCTAATGAACCCGGACTTGCATTTCCTTTTGTCACCGCTTCCTTCATCATCGGTAAATATTTTTTCTGTGTTTCTAAATCTGAATGTTGAATTACAAGAAATAATGCACTGTTGGCTTGTGCACCAACTTTATCTTTTCCAACCCAACCTTTTTCATCTAATATTTTTCTTACTTTTAATAGATTTACTGAGTCTTTCTGATTGGTG encodes:
- a CDS encoding sensor histidine kinase, which encodes MDDLIKELQIKIEKLENEISFKNGLISILSHDPKELFGNFLWLTEALEQKTINEEDFFKLLPHVKSDARKNLQTVQDSIAWLKTQYGDFKIKPVTIMVTDLFHHLEEKYAAKLKEKNITFHFKGDHHAFLTTDRLLLEYVLEKILDNAIKYSFPEKHIHLQAVTEPGQVILSVIDFGTGIDEKYLSAIYTYDNPIFQGTAGEKGVGLSLKIVKNFISLMHGNIDIISSENNGTTVSLFLPNFK
- a CDS encoding response regulator, whose protein sequence is MKDLKVNVRIVVADDHGIVRMGLIQTIKRFRPDAIISEVEDYKSLYKVIQNEELDLAIMDVNMPNGTVQEAINYIKIHQPELKILIFSSQDEELYGMRYLKMGAGGYLSKQSSSEVIEAALTAMLTKGRYVSENVKEAMFLESLTGATKNSPFEALSDRELEIANKLAEGLPLKEISNQLNLHSSTISTYKNRLFEKLKIRSIPELVEILRMYNQ
- a CDS encoding WxL protein peptidoglycan domain-containing protein, translating into MRKFIHLFIFFILTGSSSLLAQSISMSPTRLFFTGNPGEKVTQTVTLQNSSDKDYVFNLNYKDWVREEDGNKVYLEAGSSKTSNASWMSTLENAVTVPAKSTKEIVVTMQIPANASKSAVTNSMLFFTQLPQQADQARIQNGIGIITLFEVGLHIFYTPPGNHIKSLDITNIAEASKDNAGNRKVAVSIHNDGNTINDATVEFELTNTDSGKEIKLPAISISMLPNTDQVVQFSLPENISGNYLGVVIIKMAGSNDLRVGEKNFKL